The following are from one region of the Mesorhizobium sp. B2-8-5 genome:
- a CDS encoding VOC family protein encodes MLDHVSIGVRDAGASKRFYDAALEPLGYSCLSQSPGSLGYGAQTVQLWVNDAEWPVPAEAESGLHFCFSASTRASVDAFHAAALHEGGKDNGAPGLRAAYGDNYYAAFVIDPDGYRLEAFCGRPE; translated from the coding sequence ATGCTTGACCATGTCTCGATCGGTGTCCGCGACGCCGGCGCTTCGAAACGCTTCTACGATGCCGCGCTCGAGCCGCTCGGTTATTCCTGTCTCAGCCAGTCGCCCGGCTCCCTCGGTTATGGCGCCCAAACAGTCCAGCTTTGGGTGAACGACGCCGAATGGCCGGTTCCGGCCGAAGCGGAGTCTGGCTTGCATTTCTGTTTCTCAGCGTCGACGCGCGCCAGCGTCGACGCCTTTCACGCCGCGGCATTGCATGAAGGCGGCAAGGACAACGGCGCGCCCGGGCTCCGGGCGGCCTATGGGGACAACTACTACGCCGCCTTCGTTATCGACCCGGACGGCTACCGCCTGGAAGCCTTTTGCGGCAGGCCCGAATAG
- a CDS encoding helix-turn-helix domain-containing protein has protein sequence MTTAQKTLACGHGWQVSDVICTAVAGDRPFEEEHRSFCVAAVTRGTFRYRTSQGTAMLAPGAILLGNPGACYECGHEHGAGDRCLSFHFSPAYLERVVAELPGAKRLGFADPRLPPLPALAPLLAEAEAARETGDDGAFEELGLRMAGAVAAAATGSSGPTRIPSRRDQKRVAEAVRLIELNAERPLSLTELADGTATSPYHFLRIFRHVAGMTPYQFLLRTRLHRAAVQLRTSNAAISTIAFDAGFNDLSTFNRRFRREMGKAPGAYRARRTGR, from the coding sequence ATGACCACCGCGCAGAAAACTCTGGCTTGCGGACATGGCTGGCAGGTGTCCGACGTGATCTGCACGGCAGTCGCCGGCGACAGGCCGTTCGAGGAAGAGCATCGGAGCTTCTGCGTCGCCGCGGTGACCAGGGGCACGTTCCGCTATCGCACGAGCCAAGGCACGGCGATGCTGGCGCCGGGCGCCATCCTGCTCGGCAATCCCGGCGCCTGCTACGAATGCGGGCATGAGCACGGCGCCGGCGACCGCTGCCTCTCCTTCCATTTCTCGCCGGCCTATCTGGAGCGCGTCGTGGCCGAACTGCCGGGCGCGAAGCGACTGGGCTTCGCCGATCCGCGCCTGCCGCCCTTGCCGGCGCTGGCGCCGCTACTGGCCGAGGCGGAGGCGGCGCGAGAAACCGGTGACGACGGAGCGTTCGAGGAACTCGGCCTGCGCATGGCCGGCGCGGTTGCCGCGGCTGCGACAGGCTCCTCCGGACCTACCCGGATACCCAGCCGTCGCGACCAGAAACGCGTTGCCGAGGCGGTGCGGCTGATCGAGCTCAATGCCGAACGGCCGCTGTCGCTGACCGAGCTTGCCGACGGCACGGCGACCAGCCCGTATCATTTCTTGCGCATTTTCCGGCACGTTGCCGGCATGACGCCCTACCAGTTCCTGCTGAGGACGAGGTTGCACCGTGCCGCGGTGCAACTGCGCACGTCAAATGCCGCGATCTCGACGATCGCTTTCGACGCCGGTTTCAACGATCTGTCGACCTTCAACCGCCGGTTCCGGCGCGAGATGGGGAAAGCTCCCGGCGCCTATCGCGCCCGCCGCACGGGCCGATGA
- the gyrA gene encoding DNA gyrase subunit A, with translation MTDQKTPRGPDGGPTGIEPISIIEEMQRSYLDYAMSVIVSRALPDVRDGLKPVHRRILYASHESGYHWNRKYVKSARPVADVMGKYHPHGDASIYDALVRMAQDWSLRVPLIDGQGNFGSIDGDPPAAMRYTESRLTKVAHELLEDIDKETVDFQDTYDASGSEPKVLPARFPNLLVNGSGGIAVGMATNIPPHNLVEVCNGAIALIDNPAIDLTALMEIVPGPDFPTGGIVLGRSGIYNAYSTGRGSIVMRGRVEIEQRGNDRESIVVTEIPYQVNKASMIEKMAELVRDKRIEGISDIRDESDRQGYRVVIELKRDAVADVVLNQLYRFTPLQTSFGANVVALNGGKPEVLTLIDMLKAFVGFREEVVSRRTKYLLRKARERAHVLVGLAIAVANIDEVIKLIRTAPDPQTAREQLMERRWPSHDVAPLIQLIDDPRHRINEDGTYNLSEEQARAILDLRLQRLTALGRDEIADELNQIGAEIVDFLDILSSRARIQQIVKDELVAVRDEFGTPRRTELTDGGSDMEDEDLIQREDMVVTVSHSGYIKRVPLSLYRAQRRGGKGRSGMSTKEEDFVTRLFVANTHTPVLFFSSRGIVYKEKVWRLPIGNPQSRGKALINMLPLEQGERITTIMPLPEDETSWGELDVMFATTRGTVRRNKLSDFVQVNRNGKIAMKLEEEGDEILGVETCTDNDDVLLTANSGQCIRFPVSDVRVFQSRNSVGVRGITMAETDRIISMSIIENVDASPAERAAYLKRAAAERRLAAGGAAEEEEIALTNEEIGEEAELSEERYEFLKAHEKLVLTVTEYGYGKRSSSYDFRLTGRGGKGIRATDVSKVAEIGRLVATFPVGNDDQIMLVSDGGTVIRVPVNGIRFASRATKGVTIFNTAEGEKVVSVERISEPQADDEVEEVSSSETGADDDMGGSE, from the coding sequence TTGACCGACCAGAAGACACCGCGCGGGCCTGATGGTGGCCCCACCGGCATCGAGCCGATTTCGATCATCGAGGAGATGCAGCGCTCCTATCTCGATTACGCCATGAGCGTGATCGTCAGCCGCGCGCTGCCCGACGTGCGCGACGGCCTCAAGCCCGTGCATCGCCGCATCCTCTACGCCTCGCATGAGAGCGGCTACCACTGGAACCGCAAATATGTGAAGTCGGCCCGCCCGGTCGCCGACGTGATGGGTAAATACCATCCGCATGGCGACGCTTCGATCTATGATGCGCTGGTGCGCATGGCGCAGGACTGGTCGTTGCGCGTGCCGCTGATCGACGGTCAGGGCAATTTCGGCTCGATCGACGGCGATCCGCCGGCGGCGATGCGCTACACCGAGTCCAGGCTTACCAAGGTCGCGCATGAGCTGTTGGAGGACATCGACAAGGAAACTGTCGATTTCCAGGATACTTACGATGCGTCCGGCAGCGAGCCCAAGGTGCTGCCGGCCCGTTTCCCGAACCTTCTGGTCAACGGTTCCGGCGGTATCGCCGTCGGCATGGCCACCAACATTCCACCGCACAATCTTGTCGAGGTCTGCAACGGCGCCATCGCTCTCATCGACAATCCGGCGATCGACCTGACGGCGCTGATGGAGATCGTGCCCGGTCCGGATTTCCCGACCGGCGGCATCGTGCTTGGCCGTTCGGGCATCTACAACGCCTATTCGACGGGCCGCGGCTCGATTGTCATGCGCGGTCGCGTCGAGATCGAGCAGCGCGGCAATGACCGCGAATCCATCGTGGTCACCGAGATTCCTTATCAGGTTAACAAGGCCTCGATGATCGAGAAGATGGCCGAACTGGTGCGCGACAAGCGCATCGAGGGCATTTCCGACATCCGTGACGAGAGTGACCGCCAGGGCTACCGCGTCGTCATAGAGTTGAAGCGCGACGCCGTGGCCGACGTCGTCCTCAACCAGCTCTACCGCTTCACGCCGCTGCAGACCTCGTTCGGCGCCAATGTGGTGGCGCTCAACGGCGGCAAGCCGGAAGTGCTGACGCTGATCGACATGCTGAAGGCCTTTGTCGGCTTCCGCGAGGAAGTCGTCAGCCGCCGCACCAAATATCTGCTTCGGAAAGCGCGCGAGCGGGCGCATGTGTTGGTCGGTCTGGCGATTGCCGTGGCCAATATCGACGAGGTGATCAAGCTGATCCGCACCGCGCCGGATCCACAGACGGCGCGCGAGCAGTTGATGGAGCGGCGCTGGCCGTCACACGACGTCGCTCCGCTGATCCAGCTCATCGACGATCCGCGCCACCGCATCAACGAGGATGGAACCTATAATCTGTCCGAGGAACAGGCGCGCGCCATCCTTGACCTGCGCCTGCAGCGCCTGACCGCGCTCGGCCGCGACGAGATCGCCGACGAATTGAACCAGATCGGCGCTGAAATCGTTGATTTCCTTGATATTTTGTCGTCGCGCGCGCGCATACAGCAGATCGTCAAGGATGAGTTGGTCGCGGTCCGTGACGAGTTCGGCACACCGCGCCGGACCGAGCTGACCGACGGCGGTTCGGATATGGAAGACGAAGACCTGATCCAGCGCGAGGACATGGTCGTCACCGTCAGCCATTCCGGCTACATCAAGCGTGTGCCGCTCTCGCTCTACCGGGCGCAGCGCCGCGGCGGCAAGGGCCGCTCCGGCATGTCGACCAAGGAAGAGGATTTCGTCACCCGCCTGTTCGTCGCCAACACGCACACGCCGGTGCTGTTCTTCTCCTCGCGCGGCATCGTCTACAAGGAAAAGGTCTGGCGGCTGCCGATCGGCAACCCGCAATCGCGCGGCAAGGCGCTGATCAACATGCTGCCGCTCGAGCAGGGCGAGCGCATCACGACGATCATGCCGCTGCCGGAGGACGAAACCAGCTGGGGCGAACTCGACGTTATGTTCGCGACCACGCGCGGCACCGTGCGCCGCAACAAGCTGTCCGACTTCGTCCAGGTCAACCGCAACGGCAAGATCGCCATGAAGCTGGAGGAAGAGGGCGACGAGATCCTCGGCGTCGAGACCTGCACCGACAATGACGATGTGCTTCTGACTGCGAATTCCGGCCAGTGCATCCGTTTCCCGGTCTCCGATGTGCGTGTCTTCCAGAGCCGCAATTCCGTCGGCGTGCGCGGCATAACCATGGCCGAGACCGACCGCATCATCTCGATGTCCATCATCGAGAATGTCGATGCGTCACCCGCCGAGCGCGCCGCCTATCTGAAGCGCGCCGCGGCCGAGCGCCGGCTTGCCGCCGGCGGCGCAGCCGAGGAGGAAGAGATTGCGCTCACCAATGAGGAAATCGGTGAGGAAGCCGAGCTTTCCGAAGAGCGCTACGAGTTCCTCAAGGCGCATGAAAAACTTGTGCTGACGGTGACCGAGTATGGCTACGGCAAGCGCTCGTCTTCCTACGATTTCCGGCTGACGGGCCGCGGCGGCAAAGGCATCCGCGCCACCGATGTGTCGAAGGTAGCTGAGATCGGCCGGCTGGTTGCGACCTTCCCGGTCGGCAATGACGATCAGATCATGCTGGTTTCGGATGGCGGCACGGTCATCCGCGTGCCGGTCAACGGCATACGCTTTGCCAGCCGGGCCACCAAGGGCGTGACGATCTTCAACACGGCCGAAGGCGAGAAGGTCGTGTCGGTGGAGCGGATTTCGGAGCCGCAGGCCGACGATGAGGTCGAGGAGGTGTCTTCGAGCGAGACTGGCGCGGACGACGATATGGGCGGGAGCGAATAG
- the coaD gene encoding pantetheine-phosphate adenylyltransferase codes for MTERTALYAGSFDPLTNGHLDVLKASLAVADTVYAAIGTHPGKKPLFSFEERVELIEAATKAEFGRDGGRIKVVSFDGLVIDAARKHGASIMIRGLRDGTDLDYEMQMAGMNETMAPELQTVFLPASPSVRTITATLVRQIASMGGDIRPFVPAAVAGALTAKFTK; via the coding sequence ATGACCGAACGCACCGCCCTTTATGCCGGCTCCTTCGACCCGCTGACCAACGGCCATCTCGACGTGCTCAAGGCCTCGCTGGCGGTGGCCGACACCGTCTATGCGGCGATCGGCACCCATCCGGGCAAGAAGCCGTTGTTTTCCTTCGAGGAACGCGTGGAGCTGATCGAGGCGGCAACCAAGGCCGAGTTCGGCCGCGACGGCGGTCGCATCAAGGTCGTTTCCTTTGATGGCCTTGTCATCGACGCGGCCCGCAAGCACGGCGCCTCGATCATGATCCGGGGGCTGCGCGACGGCACCGACCTCGATTACGAAATGCAGATGGCGGGCATGAACGAGACGATGGCGCCGGAGTTGCAGACGGTTTTTCTGCCCGCCAGCCCGTCCGTGCGCACCATTACCGCCACACTTGTGCGCCAGATTGCGTCGATGGGCGGCGACATCCGTCCTTTCGTGCCAGCGGCCGTCGCCGGCGCTCTCACCGCCAAGTTCACCAAATAG
- a CDS encoding peptidylprolyl isomerase codes for MPAVAADKENTMIITLKDGDVTIALRPDLAPKHVALIKKLVRDGAYDNVAFHRVIDGFMAQTGDVKFGNMKKGFNPEAVGTGGSDLPDLPAEFSQSEQFTRGVIGMARSQDPNSANSQFFIMFAPAPNLDGQYTIVGKVVGGMDLVDKIKKGDEADNGTVTDPDRMIKVRIAADGK; via the coding sequence ATGCCGGCCGTCGCCGCCGACAAGGAAAACACCATGATCATCACGCTGAAGGACGGCGACGTGACCATCGCGTTGCGTCCCGACCTGGCGCCCAAGCACGTCGCGCTGATCAAGAAGCTGGTGCGCGACGGCGCCTATGACAACGTCGCCTTCCATCGCGTCATCGACGGCTTCATGGCGCAGACCGGCGATGTCAAATTCGGCAATATGAAGAAGGGCTTCAACCCCGAAGCCGTCGGCACCGGCGGTTCCGATCTTCCCGACCTGCCGGCCGAGTTCTCGCAGAGCGAGCAGTTCACGCGCGGCGTGATCGGCATGGCCCGCTCGCAGGATCCGAATTCGGCGAACTCGCAATTCTTCATCATGTTCGCGCCGGCGCCGAACCTCGACGGCCAGTACACCATCGTCGGCAAGGTTGTCGGCGGCATGGACCTCGTCGACAAGATCAAGAAGGGCGACGAGGCCGACAACGGCACGGTCACCGACCCCGACCGCATGATCAAGGTTCGCATCGCCGCCGACGGCAAATAA
- a CDS encoding peptidylprolyl isomerase, whose amino-acid sequence MAEIKDRENALIMETTKGQVVIEMYPELAPGHVARIKELAREGAYDGVVFHRVIDGFMAQTGDVKFGNSSKPTYAPSRAGMGGSDKPDLKAEFSNANHGRGACSMARAQNPNSANSQFFICFDDAAFLNRQYTVWGQVIEGMENVDKIKRGEPVQDPDKIVSLKVAADVK is encoded by the coding sequence ATGGCTGAGATCAAGGACCGCGAGAACGCGCTCATCATGGAAACGACCAAGGGACAGGTCGTCATCGAAATGTATCCTGAATTGGCGCCCGGCCACGTTGCCCGCATCAAGGAGCTGGCGCGCGAAGGCGCCTATGACGGCGTGGTGTTTCACCGCGTCATCGACGGCTTCATGGCGCAGACCGGCGACGTCAAGTTCGGCAATTCGAGCAAGCCCACCTATGCGCCGTCGCGCGCGGGCATGGGCGGCTCCGACAAGCCGGACCTGAAGGCCGAATTCTCCAACGCCAATCACGGACGCGGCGCCTGCTCGATGGCTCGGGCACAGAACCCGAATTCGGCGAATTCGCAGTTCTTCATCTGCTTCGACGATGCCGCCTTCCTCAACCGCCAGTACACGGTGTGGGGCCAGGTCATCGAAGGCATGGAGAATGTCGACAAGATCAAGCGCGGCGAGCCTGTGCAGGATCCCGACAAGATCGTCTCGCTGAAAGTCGCGGCAGACGTCAAGTAA
- a CDS encoding DMT family transporter codes for MGAVWSLLGILSGAFIAIQAPINSQLARGLGLPVAAAAFSFLSGAIVLGIISISVVRLQGIELDWKAPAPWLFVAGGMLGGFYVTLSTILTPRIGAAALMAFLVAGQLIAGMLIDRAGFLGVAVREISLGRVAGAVLLLAGALLIRLY; via the coding sequence ATGGGCGCTGTCTGGTCCCTGCTCGGCATCCTGTCCGGCGCCTTCATCGCCATCCAGGCGCCGATCAATTCGCAACTGGCGCGCGGCCTCGGCCTTCCCGTGGCCGCCGCGGCGTTCTCCTTCCTGTCCGGTGCCATTGTGCTTGGCATCATCTCCATCTCGGTGGTGAGGCTGCAGGGCATCGAGCTCGACTGGAAGGCGCCGGCGCCATGGCTGTTCGTCGCCGGCGGTATGCTCGGCGGCTTCTATGTGACGCTGTCGACGATCCTCACGCCACGTATCGGCGCCGCAGCGCTGATGGCCTTCCTGGTCGCCGGCCAGCTGATCGCCGGCATGCTGATCGACCGCGCCGGCTTCCTTGGCGTGGCGGTGCGCGAAATCTCGCTTGGCCGTGTCGCCGGCGCTGTGCTCTTGCTTGCCGGGGCGCTGCTCATTCGGCTCTACTGA
- the queA gene encoding tRNA preQ1(34) S-adenosylmethionine ribosyltransferase-isomerase QueA: MRVDLFDFDLPEERIALRPAEPRDSARLLVVKPGETPQDRLVGELPPLLREGDVLVFNDTKVIPAQLKGMRRRGEAVAQVEATLHMRVAPDRWQAFMRPGKRIAAGDRIHFGHDGNSCFLGQLDATVLEKGEAGEALLGFDLSGQFLDEALHAVGHIPLPPYIASKRDDDERDRADYQTIYAREEGAVAAPTAGLHFTPELFTALDAKGIERRFVTLHVGAGTFLPVKADDTADHKMHAETGSVSPETAAALNAAKTRGGRIVCVGTTSLRLLESAARDDGRIEPWSGPTDIFITPGYRFRTADMLMTNFHLPRSTLFMLVSAFSGLETMRSAYAHAIENRYRFYSYGDASLLYRGDNGG, encoded by the coding sequence ATGCGCGTCGACCTGTTCGACTTCGATCTGCCGGAAGAGCGCATCGCGCTTCGCCCGGCTGAGCCGCGCGACAGCGCCAGGCTCCTGGTCGTCAAACCGGGCGAGACGCCGCAAGACCGCCTTGTCGGCGAATTGCCGCCGCTGCTTCGCGAAGGCGACGTGCTGGTGTTCAACGACACCAAGGTCATCCCAGCGCAGCTGAAGGGCATGCGCAGGCGCGGCGAGGCGGTGGCGCAGGTCGAGGCGACGCTGCACATGCGGGTGGCGCCGGACCGCTGGCAAGCCTTCATGCGGCCGGGCAAGCGCATCGCCGCCGGCGACCGCATCCATTTCGGCCATGACGGCAATTCCTGCTTCCTCGGCCAGCTCGACGCCACGGTGCTCGAAAAGGGCGAGGCGGGCGAGGCGCTGCTCGGTTTCGACCTTTCCGGACAGTTCCTCGACGAGGCGCTGCATGCCGTCGGCCATATTCCGCTGCCGCCCTATATCGCCTCGAAGCGCGACGACGACGAGCGCGACCGCGCCGACTACCAGACCATCTATGCCCGGGAAGAGGGCGCGGTCGCTGCCCCCACCGCCGGCCTGCATTTCACGCCGGAGCTGTTTACCGCGCTGGACGCCAAGGGCATCGAGCGCCGCTTCGTCACGCTTCATGTCGGCGCCGGCACTTTTTTACCGGTGAAGGCCGACGACACGGCCGACCACAAGATGCATGCCGAGACCGGCTCGGTGAGCCCGGAAACGGCGGCGGCGCTCAACGCGGCCAAGACGCGGGGAGGGCGGATCGTCTGCGTCGGCACGACGTCGCTGCGCTTGCTTGAGAGCGCAGCGCGCGATGACGGCAGGATCGAGCCCTGGTCCGGTCCGACCGACATCTTCATCACGCCCGGCTATCGCTTCCGCACGGCCGACATGCTGATGACCAATTTCCATCTGCCGCGCTCGACGCTGTTCATGCTGGTCTCGGCCTTCAGCGGGCTGGAGACGATGCGCTCGGCCTATGCGCATGCCATCGAGAACCGTTACAGGTTCTATTCCTATGGCGACGCCAGCCTGCTTTACCGGGGGGACAACGGTGGCTGA
- the tgt gene encoding tRNA guanosine(34) transglycosylase Tgt, whose translation MTDTFAFHLIATDGKARRGLVSMPRGEIRTPAFMPVGTGGTVKTMYMDQVRGVGADIILGNTYHLMLRPGAERVARLGGLHEFARWPHPILTDSGGFQVMSLSKLRKLTEQGVTFRSHIDGAPYEMSPERSIEIQGLLDSDIQMQLDECTALPAKPEEIERAMELSLRWAERCKAAFGDQPGKAMFGIVQGGDSAALRVRSAQALKEMDLKGYAVGGLAVGEPQSVMLEMLDITCPELPADKPRYLMGVGTPDDILKSVARGIDMFDCVMPTRAGRHGLAYTRRGKVNLRNARHADDPRPLDEESDCPAARDYSRAYLHHLVRSQEALGAMLLTWNNLSYYQRLMQDIRAAIEAQAFEARAAEITEGWARGDIRAL comes from the coding sequence ATGACAGACACTTTTGCCTTCCATCTCATCGCCACCGACGGCAAGGCGCGGCGCGGCCTGGTCTCGATGCCGCGCGGCGAGATCCGCACGCCGGCCTTCATGCCGGTCGGCACCGGCGGCACCGTCAAGACCATGTATATGGACCAGGTGCGTGGGGTCGGCGCCGACATCATCCTCGGCAATACCTACCATCTGATGCTGCGGCCGGGCGCCGAGCGCGTGGCCCGGCTTGGCGGGCTGCACGAGTTCGCGCGCTGGCCGCATCCGATCCTGACCGACAGCGGCGGCTTCCAGGTCATGTCGCTGTCGAAGCTCAGGAAACTGACCGAACAGGGCGTCACCTTCCGCTCGCATATCGACGGCGCGCCCTACGAGATGTCGCCGGAGCGATCGATCGAGATCCAGGGACTGCTGGATTCCGACATCCAGATGCAGCTCGACGAATGCACGGCGCTGCCGGCCAAGCCCGAGGAGATCGAGCGCGCCATGGAATTGTCGCTGCGCTGGGCAGAGCGCTGCAAGGCGGCGTTCGGCGACCAGCCGGGCAAGGCGATGTTCGGCATCGTCCAGGGCGGCGACAGCGCGGCCTTGCGTGTGCGCTCCGCTCAAGCCCTGAAGGAGATGGACCTCAAAGGCTACGCCGTCGGCGGGCTGGCGGTCGGCGAGCCGCAGTCAGTGATGCTGGAGATGCTCGACATCACCTGCCCAGAACTGCCGGCCGACAAGCCACGCTACCTGATGGGCGTCGGCACGCCGGACGATATCCTGAAATCGGTGGCGCGCGGCATCGACATGTTCGACTGCGTGATGCCGACCCGCGCCGGCCGCCATGGCCTTGCCTACACGCGGCGCGGCAAGGTCAATCTCAGGAACGCCCGCCATGCCGACGATCCGCGGCCGCTCGACGAAGAAAGCGACTGCCCGGCCGCGCGCGACTATTCGCGTGCCTACCTGCATCACCTGGTGCGCTCGCAGGAAGCGCTCGGCGCCATGCTGCTGACCTGGAACAACCTGTCCTATTATCAGAGGCTGATGCAGGACATCCGGGCGGCCATCGAGGCGCAGGCTTTTGAAGCGCGCGCCGCCGAGATCACCGAAGGCTGGGCGAGGGGCGATATCCGGGCGCTATGA
- a CDS encoding DUF4864 domain-containing protein, which yields MRRILFALALVPMWIASLAFAGDAEIKTAQAVIDSQLKAFIADDGATAYSFAAPNVKQIFPTVDTFMNMVTNGYAPVRKPQSYSFGKVEQTGPGSIVQQVLIVGPDGKDYEAVYTLQQQADGSFKITGCSLRASTSVST from the coding sequence ATGCGCCGCATATTGTTCGCACTAGCTCTTGTTCCGATGTGGATAGCCTCGCTTGCCTTTGCCGGCGATGCCGAGATCAAGACCGCGCAGGCAGTCATCGACAGCCAGTTGAAAGCCTTCATCGCCGATGACGGCGCCACCGCCTACAGCTTCGCCGCGCCGAACGTGAAGCAGATCTTTCCGACCGTGGATACCTTCATGAACATGGTGACGAACGGCTACGCGCCGGTGCGCAAGCCCCAGTCCTATTCCTTCGGCAAGGTCGAGCAGACCGGGCCGGGTTCGATCGTCCAGCAGGTGCTGATCGTCGGACCCGACGGCAAGGACTATGAGGCGGTCTACACGCTGCAGCAGCAGGCGGACGGCAGTTTCAAGATCACCGGCTGCAGCCTGCGCGCTTCGACTTCGGTCAGCACCTGA
- a CDS encoding Lrp/AsnC ligand binding domain-containing protein: MKAFFVQIKCDLGKSYEVASALADAEIASEIYSTAGNYDLLAKFYIDDEEDVGHFVNERVQILPGIKDTFTIVTFRAF, translated from the coding sequence ATGAAGGCATTTTTCGTGCAGATCAAGTGCGACCTGGGCAAGTCCTATGAGGTCGCCAGCGCGCTTGCCGATGCCGAGATTGCCTCCGAGATCTACTCGACCGCCGGCAATTACGACCTGCTCGCCAAATTCTATATCGACGACGAGGAAGACGTTGGCCACTTCGTCAACGAGCGGGTGCAGATTCTGCCTGGAATCAAGGACACCTTCACGATCGTGACCTTCCGGGCGTTTTGA
- a CDS encoding circularly permuted type 2 ATP-grasp protein: MAAFDEMLPEVSGLRRPYEAYDRWLKEQDPARLTQKMQDAERVFRKTGITFAVYGEQEASERLIPFDIVPRILSGQEWRRMTQGIEQRVQALNAFLDDIYHRQEILRAGRVPRELVAKNEAFLPEMIGVRPPAGVYTHIIGVDIVRISENEFYVLEDNARTPSGVSYMLENRETMMQLFPELFQKIKVRPVENYPQLLRQSLAAVRPQSSKGAPTIAVLTPGSYNSAYFEHAFLADQMGVQLVEGQDLRVVDGHVAMRTTEGYKQIDVLYRRVDDNFLDPLTFRPDSALGVPGIMDVYRAGNITIANAPGTGIADDKAIYSYMPEIVEFYTGRKAILGNIPTWRCSEPDSLKYVLEHIGELVIKEVHGSGGYGMLVGPAATKKECQEFAKKLQAKPSNYIAQPTLALSTCPILTEKGLSPRHVDLRPYVLVSDRIQIVPGGLTRVALKQGSLVVNSSQGGGTKDTWVLDD; encoded by the coding sequence TTGGCAGCGTTCGACGAAATGCTTCCGGAAGTCTCCGGATTGAGAAGACCTTATGAGGCTTACGATCGCTGGCTGAAGGAGCAGGACCCGGCCAGGCTTACCCAGAAAATGCAGGACGCCGAGCGCGTCTTCCGCAAGACCGGCATCACCTTTGCCGTCTATGGCGAGCAGGAGGCGTCCGAGCGGCTGATCCCCTTCGACATCGTCCCGCGCATCCTCTCCGGCCAGGAATGGCGCCGGATGACGCAAGGCATCGAACAGCGCGTGCAGGCGCTGAACGCCTTTCTCGACGACATCTACCACCGCCAGGAGATTCTGCGCGCCGGGCGCGTGCCGAGGGAGCTTGTTGCGAAGAACGAGGCCTTCCTGCCTGAGATGATCGGGGTGAGGCCGCCGGCCGGCGTCTACACCCACATCATCGGCGTCGACATCGTCCGCATCTCGGAGAACGAGTTCTATGTGCTGGAGGACAACGCCCGCACGCCGTCCGGCGTCTCCTACATGCTGGAGAACCGCGAGACGATGATGCAGCTCTTTCCGGAGCTGTTCCAGAAGATCAAGGTTCGGCCGGTCGAGAACTACCCGCAGCTTTTGCGGCAGTCGCTCGCCGCAGTTCGGCCGCAAAGCAGCAAGGGCGCGCCGACCATCGCGGTGCTGACGCCGGGTTCCTACAACTCGGCCTATTTCGAGCACGCCTTCCTCGCCGACCAGATGGGCGTGCAACTCGTCGAAGGGCAGGATCTGCGCGTCGTCGACGGCCATGTGGCGATGCGCACGACCGAGGGCTACAAGCAGATCGATGTGCTCTACCGGCGCGTCGACGACAACTTCCTCGATCCGCTGACCTTCCGGCCAGATTCCGCGCTCGGCGTGCCCGGCATCATGGATGTCTACCGCGCCGGCAACATCACCATCGCCAACGCGCCGGGAACCGGCATCGCCGACGACAAGGCGATCTATTCCTACATGCCGGAGATCGTCGAGTTCTACACCGGCCGCAAGGCGATCCTCGGCAACATCCCGACCTGGCGCTGTTCGGAACCGGACAGCCTCAAATATGTGCTCGAGCACATCGGCGAGCTCGTCATCAAGGAAGTGCACGGCTCCGGCGGCTACGGCATGCTGGTCGGCCCGGCGGCGACCAAGAAGGAATGCCAGGAGTTTGCCAAGAAGCTGCAGGCGAAGCCCTCCAACTACATCGCCCAGCCGACCCTGGCGCTGTCGACCTGCCCGATCCTGACCGAGAAGGGCCTGTCGCCGCGCCATGTCGATCTCAGGCCTTATGTGCTGGTTTCGGATCGTATCCAGATCGTGCCGGGCGGCTTGACGCGTGTCGCGCTGAAGCAAGGCTCGTTGGTGGTGAACTCTTCGCAAGGCGGCGGCACGAAAGATACTTGGGTGCTGGATGATTGA